In Campylobacter mucosalis, a single window of DNA contains:
- a CDS encoding glycosyltransferase family 2 protein, protein MYKLAFLIPHFNHSKNLAKLIKRLSEFECEILIVDDGSDKEHKEILKTLNAKIIYRKTNGGKGAAVKDGFKFLAQNGFTHALQIDADMQHDVSYLSGFLTLSKERQNALICANPIYGKDAPKARLYGRKITNFWVYINTLGARIKDAMCGLRIYPLEAVSKILHHCKADKMDFDIDILYLLFKAEIEILWFDVPVRYEKDGVSHFRAFKDNILISKTHAKHFFALPKFIFKRLIGG, encoded by the coding sequence ATGTATAAATTAGCCTTTTTAATACCGCATTTTAATCATAGCAAAAATTTGGCAAAACTAATTAAGAGATTAAGCGAATTTGAGTGTGAAATTTTAATCGTTGATGATGGTTCAGATAAAGAGCATAAAGAGATTTTAAAGACGCTAAATGCAAAGATAATTTATAGAAAAACTAATGGGGGCAAGGGGGCTGCTGTAAAGGACGGCTTTAAATTTTTAGCACAAAATGGCTTTACGCACGCACTTCAAATAGATGCCGATATGCAGCACGATGTTTCGTATTTAAGTGGTTTTTTAACGCTTAGCAAAGAGCGTCAAAACGCACTAATTTGTGCCAATCCAATCTACGGCAAAGACGCTCCAAAAGCAAGGCTTTATGGCAGAAAAATCACAAATTTTTGGGTTTATATAAACACGCTTGGAGCAAGGATTAAAGACGCTATGTGCGGACTTCGTATCTATCCGCTAGAAGCTGTAAGTAAAATTTTACACCACTGCAAAGCTGATAAAATGGACTTTGATATAGATATTTTGTATCTACTTTTTAAGGCAGAGATTGAGATTTTATGGTTTGATGTGCCAGTTAGATATGAAAAGGACGGAGTGTCTCATTTTAGGGCGTTTAAAGATAATATTTTAATTAGCAAAACTCACGCAAAGCACTTTTTTGCTTTGCCAAAATTTATATTTAAAAGGCTAATAGGTGGCTAA
- a CDS encoding AMP-binding protein produces MIEFLENYKERIALAISGLKALGVKDVKIYLEDSSDFIVAFFAALSLDLKPLVLSSNFSDDDRFFIDDLNKILSNKPSEFNISKDAKFYLKTSGSSGEAKLIEKSLHQMKTEALALKDSFEFGGEFLASVSHQHMFGLTFKIFLPLILGAKIEPKFLNYPEFIYEKELNNRTLISSPTILKALLQNSKKGLLSGLKNIICAGARLDDDLRDEINSLTTCINIYGSTETGVVAFDKNSGFRAISGVKLNTKDDVLVVSSPWCESFKTSDLALVNGDELTLLGRADRIVKINEKRISLDSVERLILSNELIDDCVCVANNTKERISAIICLSNKGKELFRSDGKIAVSNALKGDLRAEFANNIRHFKIVPKIERNQQGKLPKILADELLNKRYKFEFKQESLSETNAVFSAFVGYELFYFDGHFLDFPLVPGFVQVECIYKLAKELRLDLTSTNKIEAMKFNGFLRPGDSAKFELNIKNNKLYFNIFANDKASASGRICIN; encoded by the coding sequence ATGATAGAGTTTTTAGAAAATTACAAAGAGCGTATCGCCCTAGCAATTAGCGGTTTAAAGGCACTTGGCGTTAAAGATGTTAAAATTTATTTAGAAGATAGTAGCGACTTTATCGTGGCGTTTTTTGCGGCACTTTCGCTTGATTTAAAGCCTCTTGTTTTAAGCTCAAATTTCAGTGATGATGATCGGTTTTTTATTGATGATTTAAACAAAATTTTATCAAATAAACCAAGTGAGTTTAATATCAGCAAGGACGCCAAATTTTATCTAAAAACATCTGGTAGCAGTGGCGAGGCAAAGCTCATAGAAAAATCCCTTCATCAGATGAAAACAGAGGCTTTGGCTCTTAAAGATAGCTTTGAGTTTGGTGGCGAGTTTTTAGCAAGTGTTAGCCACCAACATATGTTTGGACTTACGTTTAAAATTTTCTTACCGCTTATTTTAGGTGCAAAAATAGAGCCAAAATTTCTAAATTATCCAGAGTTTATCTACGAAAAAGAGCTAAATAACCGCACTTTAATAAGCTCCCCAACTATCTTAAAAGCACTTTTACAAAATAGTAAAAAAGGGCTTTTAAGCGGTCTTAAAAACATAATTTGTGCTGGTGCAAGGCTTGATGATGATTTAAGAGATGAGATTAATAGCCTTACAACCTGCATAAATATCTATGGAAGCACAGAAACTGGCGTTGTAGCATTTGATAAAAACAGCGGATTTAGGGCGATTAGCGGTGTTAAATTAAACACCAAAGATGATGTTTTGGTGGTTAGTTCGCCTTGGTGTGAGAGCTTTAAAACAAGCGATTTGGCGTTGGTTAATGGCGATGAGCTCACGCTTTTAGGCAGAGCCGATAGGATAGTAAAGATAAATGAAAAACGCATAAGTCTTGATAGCGTTGAGAGGCTTATTTTATCAAACGAGCTTATAGATGACTGCGTGTGCGTAGCAAACAACACAAAAGAGCGAATAAGTGCGATAATTTGCCTAAGCAACAAGGGTAAAGAGCTATTTAGAAGTGACGGCAAAATAGCCGTTAGCAACGCTTTAAAAGGCGATTTAAGGGCTGAGTTTGCAAACAATATAAGGCATTTTAAAATAGTCCCAAAAATAGAGCGAAATCAGCAGGGCAAACTGCCTAAAATTTTAGCCGATGAGCTGTTAAATAAAAGATATAAATTTGAGTTTAAACAAGAGAGTTTAAGCGAGACAAACGCTGTGTTTAGTGCGTTTGTTGGCTATGAGCTGTTTTATTTTGACGGACATTTTTTGGATTTTCCACTCGTGCCTGGATTTGTGCAAGTTGAGTGTATTTATAAGTTAGCAAAAGAACTCAGACTTGATTTAACGAGCACAAATAAAATTGAAGCTATGAAATTTAATGGCTTTTTACGCCCCGGCGATAGTGCAAAATTTGAGCTAAATATCAAAAATAACAAGCTTTATTTTAATATTTTTGCAAATGACAAGGCAAGTGCAAGTGGTAGAATATGTATAAATTAG
- a CDS encoding DNA gyrase subunit B, whose protein sequence is MIVKILLVVFGIFYPFTIVFFADFTPITVLILAFLWGLKFYFSKEKFELFVAVFFILIFALDGLKFAYPIIISMFMFAVFYASLKDVPIITKFALLKEPNLDEKGRIYTRKLTKIWICFFAINAIVCLILAFLNDKAWAFYSGFLSYVLIGILFFGEIVYRRFVLKV, encoded by the coding sequence GTGATAGTTAAAATTTTGCTTGTCGTTTTTGGGATTTTTTACCCGTTTACGATTGTATTTTTTGCGGATTTTACGCCTATTACTGTTTTGATTTTAGCCTTTTTGTGGGGTTTGAAATTTTACTTTTCAAAAGAGAAATTTGAGCTTTTTGTGGCTGTATTTTTTATTTTGATTTTTGCATTAGATGGGCTAAAATTTGCATATCCTATCATAATTAGTATGTTTATGTTTGCCGTTTTTTATGCAAGTTTAAAAGATGTGCCGATAATTACAAAATTTGCACTTTTAAAAGAGCCAAATTTAGACGAAAAAGGGCGTATTTATACACGCAAACTTACAAAAATTTGGATATGTTTTTTTGCGATAAATGCTATAGTCTGCCTTATTTTAGCATTTTTAAACGATAAGGCGTGGGCATTTTATAGCGGATTTTTATCCTATGTTTTGATAGGAATTTTGTTTTTTGGCGAGATAGTTTATAGGAGATTTGTTTTAAAGGTATGA
- a CDS encoding acyl carrier protein, with amino-acid sequence MTQNEIFEILKNALITLFEIDEAKITPQSLIYEDLGIDSIDAVDLIDHVKKQTGYRLMPEDFKNVKTLEDIAKAVAKKLGDS; translated from the coding sequence ATGACTCAAAATGAGATATTTGAAATTTTAAAAAACGCACTAATTACACTTTTTGAGATAGATGAGGCTAAGATAACGCCACAAAGCCTAATTTATGAGGATTTAGGCATTGATAGCATTGACGCTGTTGATCTGATTGATCACGTTAAAAAGCAGACTGGATATCGTTTAATGCCTGAGGATTTTAAAAACGTTAAAACGCTTGAAGATATAGCAAAAGCGGTAGCAAAAAAGCTTGGTGATAGTTAA
- a CDS encoding phosphopantetheine-binding protein, producing the protein MIDEVKEFIIESLNLSDIRPSDIDENAPLFNDGLGLDSVDALELGLAISKRYGIVLDSKNENLKQIFSNVTNLAQFIKENKNDSK; encoded by the coding sequence ATGATAGATGAGGTTAAGGAGTTTATAATTGAAAGCCTAAATCTTTCAGACATTAGACCAAGCGATATAGACGAGAACGCACCGCTTTTTAATGACGGCTTAGGGCTTGATAGCGTTGATGCATTAGAGCTTGGACTTGCCATCTCAAAGCGTTATGGCATAGTGCTTGATAGCAAAAATGAGAATTTAAAGCAGATATTTTCAAACGTTACAAACCTAGCCCAGTTTATAAAGGAGAACAAAAATGACTCAAAATGA
- a CDS encoding lysophospholipid acyltransferase family protein — protein sequence MQLLRITRAAFLYSSFGLICLFGDLLFMPIVIFGLNKFELVKRFCRELVRLSWGFFIWLCKVSGYLKAQFNASNLGKSGEIIIANHPSLLDVVFFLSSVKNLNCVVKGELGKNIFLAFAIKACGYISNEDNEKLLEQSLNALKNGESLLIFPEGTRTKDEIVFHKAPFFIAIKAAKILTPVVIDMKPRSLRKDESWFSVPSECISYKFKTTTSLNLSDFLANRPDPIRVRLLQDEILKIYKELR from the coding sequence ATGCAACTATTAAGAATTACAAGGGCGGCATTTTTATACTCATCTTTTGGGCTTATCTGTCTTTTTGGTGATCTGCTTTTTATGCCGATTGTGATTTTTGGGCTAAATAAATTTGAGCTTGTGAAGAGATTTTGCCGTGAGCTTGTTAGACTATCTTGGGGCTTTTTTATATGGCTTTGCAAGGTTAGTGGCTATTTAAAAGCCCAGTTTAACGCTAGTAATTTAGGCAAAAGTGGCGAGATCATCATCGCAAACCACCCGTCACTGCTTGATGTTGTATTCTTTTTAAGTAGTGTTAAAAATTTAAACTGCGTTGTAAAAGGCGAACTTGGTAAAAATATCTTTTTAGCCTTTGCTATAAAAGCTTGTGGTTATATCTCAAATGAGGATAACGAAAAACTCTTAGAGCAAAGTCTAAATGCCTTAAAAAACGGCGAAAGTTTGCTGATATTTCCTGAGGGCACTCGCACAAAAGATGAGATTGTTTTTCATAAAGCACCATTTTTTATAGCGATTAAGGCGGCTAAAATTTTAACGCCTGTCGTTATAGATATGAAGCCACGAAGCCTTAGAAAAGACGAGAGCTGGTTTAGTGTGCCAAGTGAGTGCATTAGCTACAAATTTAAAACGACAACGAGCTTAAATTTGAGCGATTTTTTAGCAAACAGACCAGATCCGATTAGAGTTAGACTTTTACAAGATGAGATTTTAAAAATTTACAAGGAGTTAAGATGA
- a CDS encoding beta-ketoacyl synthase chain length factor — protein MIRFNISDFRAISFNIGGEYEREPDISRIAPISRRRLSQCAKFCVDITSQIKLDMPIIFSSYLGETNRCLDLLSALKSEVSPTSFSLSVLNATPAMLSIDAKNTSPVFAISAMASVEYAIINALKFERAFVISYFEGANKDYYKEEPFAVAIGMLITKGGDFSLKFSPDKTAPNHSEVCFLSNYGKSRAWHSFDGALKWEYKCNY, from the coding sequence GTGATAAGATTTAATATCTCAGATTTTAGAGCCATTAGTTTTAATATCGGTGGCGAGTATGAGCGTGAGCCTGACATTTCGCGTATCGCTCCTATCTCTCGCCGAAGATTAAGCCAGTGTGCTAAATTTTGTGTTGATATCACAAGCCAGATTAAGCTAGATATGCCTATCATTTTTAGCTCGTATCTTGGCGAAACAAACCGCTGTCTTGATCTGCTTAGTGCGTTAAAAAGCGAGGTTTCACCCACATCTTTTAGCCTCTCAGTCTTAAATGCGACACCTGCTATGCTAAGCATTGATGCTAAAAATACCAGTCCAGTATTTGCCATATCAGCAATGGCAAGTGTTGAGTATGCGATAATAAACGCTTTAAAATTTGAACGTGCTTTTGTCATTAGCTACTTTGAGGGCGCAAATAAAGATTACTACAAAGAAGAGCCATTTGCCGTTGCTATTGGTATGCTAATCACAAAGGGGGGCGATTTTAGTTTGAAATTTAGCCCTGATAAAACAGCGCCAAATCACAGCGAAGTTTGCTTTTTATCAAATTACGGCAAAAGCAGAGCGTGGCATAGCTTTGACGGAGCGTTAAAATGGGAGTATAAATGCAACTATTAA
- a CDS encoding ankyrin repeat domain-containing protein: MRKILVIGAVFALLFAGCGAKNRTIRNAIKDNNTTVLDERITPENINRYVAKGMTPLMFAIRNGVNLDTIKDLVNKGADVNQANRKLHDPIYYSVIYNRLDVLKYLVSVGATSKISLQHLKDIAGKKGFLDVQTYLETLKF; the protein is encoded by the coding sequence ATGAGAAAAATTTTAGTCATTGGTGCGGTTTTCGCACTTTTATTTGCTGGGTGTGGCGCTAAAAATCGTACGATAAGAAACGCTATAAAAGATAACAACACAACCGTGTTAGATGAGAGAATAACACCAGAAAATATAAACAGATATGTTGCCAAAGGTATGACTCCGCTAATGTTTGCTATACGTAATGGTGTAAATTTAGACACCATAAAAGACTTAGTAAACAAAGGGGCTGACGTAAATCAAGCAAACAGAAAGCTTCACGACCCTATTTATTACTCAGTTATTTATAACAGACTTGATGTGCTTAAATACCTAGTTTCAGTAGGTGCAACGTCAAAAATTTCGCTACAACACTTAAAAGATATAGCTGGTAAAAAAGGCTTTTTGGATGTACAAACATATTTAGAAACATTAAAATTCTAA
- a CDS encoding beta-ketoacyl-ACP synthase, with the protein MLNRVFISGYGFVSAFGKSWAEFKTALDENKSAVRYMSEWDKYKDLMTKIAAPIDGYTPPKEWDRKQLRSLGRVSQYAVEAAGLAIKDAGLNESEILKFGVASGSSTGSTDAIALMAKLLLNGQSDCNANTYIKMMPHTTAANIALFYKLTGRIIPTSSACTSASHAIGYAYESIKYGMCEAMIAGGAEELCPSEAYVFDTLYATSTKNDRPNLTPAPFDESRDGLVLGEGGAYVVLESEASLKRRGGKAIAEVVGFGSTCDGTHITRPNSPTMKEAMEFALKDAKILPQDIGYINAHATATKHGDIAESIATNELFGQNIAISSLKGHIGHTLGACGAIEAIVSIMMMNENCFYPTRNLNRVDSECAKLNYLRVKTAIDTQFVMSNNFAFGGVNTSLIFKKL; encoded by the coding sequence ATGCTAAATAGAGTTTTTATAAGCGGATACGGCTTTGTAAGTGCCTTTGGCAAGAGCTGGGCAGAGTTTAAAACTGCACTTGATGAGAATAAAAGTGCCGTCAGATATATGAGTGAGTGGGATAAATATAAAGATTTAATGACAAAAATCGCAGCACCCATTGACGGCTACACACCACCAAAAGAGTGGGATAGAAAGCAACTTCGCTCACTTGGCAGGGTTTCGCAGTATGCAGTAGAGGCTGCTGGACTTGCTATAAAAGACGCTGGTTTAAATGAGAGTGAAATTTTAAAATTTGGCGTTGCTAGTGGTAGTAGCACAGGAAGCACTGACGCAATAGCTTTGATGGCAAAACTTTTATTAAATGGGCAGAGTGATTGCAACGCAAATACCTACATAAAAATGATGCCACATACGACGGCTGCAAATATAGCACTTTTTTACAAATTAACAGGACGCATTATCCCAACTTCAAGTGCTTGCACGAGTGCATCTCACGCCATTGGCTATGCGTATGAGAGCATAAAATACGGAATGTGTGAAGCGATGATAGCAGGAGGAGCAGAAGAGCTTTGCCCTAGCGAAGCATACGTATTTGACACACTTTATGCCACAAGCACGAAAAATGACAGACCAAATTTAACTCCAGCCCCATTTGATGAGAGCAGAGATGGCTTGGTGCTTGGTGAAGGTGGTGCTTACGTTGTGCTTGAGAGCGAAGCTAGTTTAAAAAGGCGTGGTGGCAAAGCAATTGCCGAAGTTGTAGGCTTTGGCTCAACTTGTGATGGCACTCATATCACTCGCCCAAACTCGCCAACGATGAAAGAGGCTATGGAATTTGCACTTAAGGACGCTAAAATTTTGCCTCAAGATATCGGCTACATAAACGCCCACGCCACAGCTACAAAACACGGAGATATAGCCGAAAGTATCGCTACAAACGAGCTTTTTGGGCAAAATATAGCAATAAGCTCACTAAAAGGGCATATCGGACACACACTTGGTGCGTGTGGTGCTATTGAAGCGATTGTTAGCATCATGATGATGAATGAAAACTGCTTTTATCCAACTAGAAATTTAAATAGAGTTGATAGTGAGTGTGCGAAGCTTAACTATCTAAGAGTAAAAACCGCGATAGATACGCAGTTTGTAATGAGTAACAACTTTGCCTTTGGCGGAGTAAATACAAGTCTTATATTTAAAAAACTTTAA